Within the Salinibacterium sp. TMP30 genome, the region GGCTGACCAATACGACGAGTTCTTCTTCCGCAGCTACAGTGCAGAGGGTGCTGTTCTGACCCCGCCGCGCGACTACATCGGCACTCCGAATGCTCAGTCGTTCCTCCACTTCGGGGCTGCACCGGATGAGATTTCTGACACCCGTGAGCCTGGGGAGTTCTACACCGACACCGTCGACGGCGAGCAGGCCTTGCGCGTGGTCTATACACCGGCAGAAACACACCCGTGGGGAACCATCTCGGCCACCACGGTAGGAAGCCAGATCGAGTTCTTTGAGGAAGCTTTCGGTGCACCAAACCCCATCGCAGCAGGCACACAGGTGTGGCAGGTTAAGGAAACCCTCACGCTCATCGGTCTGATCGGCTTTGGAATCTTCCTGCTCGCCTTTACCCGTGCAATGCTCACGACCCGCGCCTTTGCTGGTCTGCGCGCTCCGGCAGCGGTGGTTGTTCCCTCAACACGCAAGGGACTTGGTTGGTTCTGGGGCGGGTCGGTTGTGCTGGCGATCATCTCCGGTTGGAGCTGGTTGATCCTGGCGAACACGCCCTGGGTTGGCGCGATTGCGTTCAACATCGTGCCGTTCTTCATGCCACAGGGCGCGGTATTCTTCGTAGCCTTCTGGGCCGCGATCAACGCTATCGCCGCGATCATCGTCATGACCGTCTCCTACCTGGTATTCGGACGCAAGAATGGTCTCGACCTTCGCGCATCCGGAGTGTTGCCGGGGTGGAAGAAGTTCTTCCACGGAATCGGACTCGGTGTTGTTGTCGTGGTTGCCGCATACGGTCTCGTATTCGTGCTCGACTACTTCTTCAAGACCGACTTCCGCTGGTGGGTTATCGCCGTCAAGGCCTTCACGCCTGACAAGGTGGGAATCGCGCTCATGTACCTGCCGCTGTTCGCGATCTACTTCATCGCGAACTCGGTTGCGGTCAACTCCTTCAACCGTTTCTCGGTTCGTGGCAAGGAGTGGATCAACACGGCACTGCTCGCGTTCTTCAACGCTCTTGCACCGATCGTTTTGGTTGTCGTTCAGTACACGACGTTTTTCGTCACGGGCTACACGATCGATGGTTTCCCGGGCATCTTTAGCATCTGGCTGTTCCCGGTCATCCTGATTTTGGCCGTCACCGCAGTCATTTCGCGCAAGATTTACCGTGAGACGAACAACCCATACATCGCCGGCTTCATCAACGCGGCGATCGTTACCCTCATTTCGGTAACAAACACGCTCACCGCAGCGTAAGTACACAGCCACCGATCCTGAATCGGTAGCAACAACGGTGCCCCGGTCGATACCTCGACTGGGGCACCGTTGCGTGGGGGCAGCTCACACTCCGAATTAACCACAGAAGCGTGCCCGCCATCTGGCGGTCTCAGTCGTGAACATCAGGGAATAGCGGATGCGCGGCTGCGGTTTTGGCTAGGGACGCGATCGGCGTCACAGCGAAAGGGAACTCGTGAATCAGCAGGTTCAGTTTGGACTCGGCACATTTGGCGACGTCACGGTAGACGAGAATGGCGCGCCACTGAGTCAGGCCCAAGTTATCCGCAACGTTGTTGCCGAGGGCGTCTTGGCCGACGCGCTTGGCATCGACTACTTCGGTGTCGGCGAGCACCACCGTGATGACTTTGCGATTAGTGCGCCCGAAACGGTGTTGGCGGCGCTCGCGGTAGCGACGGAAAACATCAAATTGGGTTCGGCAGTCACTGTGCTGAGCTCCGATGACCCGGTGCGGGTCTACGAACGATTCGCGACCGTTGACGCGCTCTCAAACGGCCGTGCCGAGATCATCTTGGGGCGCGGATCGTTCACCGAATCATTCCCCCTCTTTGGCTATAACCTCGCGGACTACGAGACGCTCTTCTCCGAGAAGCTCGACCTCTTCGCTGAGCTCATCACGGAAGGGCCCATCACGTGGAAGGGCACGCTCAGGGCCCCCCTTAATAATCAAGACGTCTTTCCTCGCACCGAATCAGGCAAGCTCAACACCTGGATTGGCGTTGGCGGAAGCCCAGAGTCTGTCGTGCGTGCCGCACGCTACGGGATGCCGCTTGTTCTCGCCATCATCGGCGGCCAGCCGGAACGGTTCGCGCCCTATGCCGAACTCTTCCACCGCGCACTTGCCGAGCTTGGGCAGCCAGACCTGCCGATCGCCGTTCACTCGCCCGGCTACATCACCGACTCGGATGACGATGTTGTGGACGAACTCTGGCCCCACTACAGCGTGATGCGTGACCGCATCGGTCGCGAACGGGGGTGGCCGGCATCCACTCTCGAAGAGTTCATGGGAGAGGTTCAGCACGGCTCCCTGTATGCGGGATCGCCGGAAACCGTAGCGCAGAAGATGGCTAAGACCATCTCTGCGCTCGGGATCCAACGATTCGACATGAAGTACAGCGCTGGCACTTTGCCTCACGAGCAAATGATGCGCAGCATTGAGTTATACGGAACCCAGGTGATTCCTCGTGTGCGAGAACTTTTAGCTGACGCTTCCTAATCGGCCTTCGGAGCTTCGGGAATCTCGGATTCCGGGGCAGCATTGGCATTGGCATTGGCATTGGCATTGGCATTGGCGCGGCTACGACGCGAGCGGCGCTTCGATCGCACAATGAGCAAGATGATGCCGGCGATGATTGCGGCAAAGACGAGCCACGGAAGAAGCACTCCGATGGTGACGAGTAGTCCGGCGAAGAAGGCGACGAAACTGTTCCACCCGGTGATGATGCCGGCGAAGAAATCGTCAGGCTCAACACTGGGAGCGTCGGCAACCGACACGAGGGTGAGGGTGAGTGTCGACATCGCTACTTGATCATCGAAGTATCGCTTCTGTGATTTCAGGCTTTCGAGTTCACCTTGGCGACTGGAAATCGCCGTTTCCAGCTGGATAAGGGTGTCGGTGTCCTCCGCCGTGCTCAGCAGTGCCAGCAAACGTTCGACGGAAGCATCGAGTGCGGTAATTCGTGCCTCAAGGTCACGGGATTCCATGGTGACGTCGACCGAGTTGGTGGAGACTTCCTGCAGAGTTCCGAGCTTCTTGAACTTGTCGAGCGTGGCGGTGAGCTCAGAGGCGGGTATCCGCAGAGTCAAGGTTGCGCTTCCTCGTTCTCCGTCACGGGGCGCGTATTCGCTACGTCCGTCTACGCGGCCCCCAACGGACTCAGTGATTCGAATCGCTTGGGCACTCGCGTCATCCGGACTCTTCACTGTCACCGACATGTAGCCGGTTGTTATGACGTCACGACTCGTGTCGGCAATGGTGGCGTCGTCGTAGGCTATTCCGCCTTCGGCAACGCTGTCGGCCGCACCCGAACGCCCGTCCGCTGATCCCTCGACTAGGTACTCTTGCGTATCGCCCGGTGCCATCTCAGTAACCCCCGCCGAGCATCCCGAGAGTGTCAGGGCCGATAGTGCCAGTGCGGTCGTTATGAATAGTGTGCGCCTCATGGTTTCACCGTAGGGCCGCACGACCCCTAAAAACTACCCAACGTTTCTGACTTTTTGATCGTCACTCGCGTCTGCACCTTGATGTCATCTGGGAGAAAGCTTGGCCTTATGCGGAAACTGAGGGCACTGTCGGCCTTCATGCGTATCGTGAGACTGTGCTCCACGATGGGGCATCGCAAGACGCGGATTACCAACTATCTGGAGGAATCATGGGCTTCATTGATAACGCAAAGGATACCGGCGAAGCAACCGCCAAGAAGGTTGGCGAATTTGTTGACGACACAAAGGAGCGCGTAAGCGACGCAGCCGATAAAGCCCAAGCAGACGCTGAGGTGTCGAAGGCTGAAGCCGATCTTGAGCGCGCGAAAGCTGAGCGCGAAGCCACTGAGGCTAAGAATGAATACAAAGAAGACCTGCGCTAATTAGTTTCCTTCGTCCGGTATCCCGGCACCTGCGACTGGGATACTAGACGCATGGGCATTTGGCGCAGCATTCGGCGAAGACTACTTCCGTCGTTGGCTCCGAAACTCAATATCGCCGCAGATGAAGGCGAAGGCCCGGTAATAGTCTTCCTTCACGGGATTGCCTCGTCTGCGGCGACCTTTGCGGGAGTCATTCCCCAATTGTCAGACCACTATCGCTGTATTTCTTTTGACCTTCTCGGTTTTGGTGAGTCTCCGAGTCCCCCAGAATCGAACTTCACCATTGAAGATCACGTGGCGGCGATCAATTCCACGATTCATTCGCTGAAGCTGGACGCTCCTTTCATCCTGGTGGGCCATTCGTTGGGGAGCCTGCTTGCAGCCCGATTTGCCGCTATGCATCCCAGCAGAGTGAGCCGCTTGATGATGGTGAGCCCACCGATCTACGTTCCCCCGGAGCAAATTGGCGACCCGCTTGTTCGGGCTCGAGTAGGTGCCTACCTGCGCGCCTACGAGTTTTTGCGCACGAACAAGGAATTCACGATGGCAACCGTCGACAGGCTGCGGCGGCTATTTCAGCTCGACGACATTCTTGATGTTTCGGAGGGCAATTGGCGCGCGTTCGTTTTGAGTCTGCAGAACTGCATCGAATCTCAGACGACGGTGAGCGACATTGCCGCGGTCAGAGTTCCCATCGATGTCATTTACGGTTCTTTGGATCAGTTCATAGCACCCGGAACGATGCGAATTATTGAACAAATGCGTCACATCACGATGCACCGGGTTGAGGCCAACGATCACCTCGTTCGCCGGAGACTTGCAAGCAAAATCGTTGAGGTAATTGCGGCCGGCCGCAAGGTTTCTGGCAAAAACTAAGGGCTCGGAATAGCCTTCCACAATCGTGGTCGAAGCCACCATGACCAAACTGGATGAGCCTGGCCATCCCGCTGCACGCAGCAGGTACCCGTGGCGTTGTCGCCCTTGATTCGGAAATTCAGGAAAATGGTCGAGTAGTCAGTGTTGAAGCAACGTCAGTCGAGGGCCCGCTTCGAGTGAATGCGGCGTTGAGGGGAGCGGCAGACGGCCGTGCATCCGCTTGTGCGGGACTCTCTCGGCCTCGGCCTCGTGCTTGTGATCAGCCCCGACCCCCGGTTTCTTTCAGTGTGGGCTTCTCATAAGGAATGGCGTTTTTCCTGAGTTTCACGAGGCAGGCATCCGACCCACAGTGGTGCGGCTAGTAGCTCTCAAGCACCGTCGTCACTGCCCACACGACGCTCGCACCGATGAGGGCGGCGAAGAGCAACAACCAAACGACAGACGGGATGCCGGTGCGCGTGAAAAGCAGGTAGGCATCGGAGGTGCTCAGTTGGTCGCGACGACGGGTGTGCACACCGATCACGGTCGCGAGGCCGCGCACGCTACCAACGAGAAGGGCGATCGCGATGACCAGAAGCACGTAGCTCTGCTGTTCGGGGGTCGCCCATACCCAGAGGGCTGCGCTCGCTGCTGCCGAAACTGCGACCACCAGAAAGCCGAACAGGTTGCGGATAACGAGCAGAGTCAGGATAAGGATGATGCCGCCCACGAACAGGGCCAGCGCCGTGTACCCCTGCGTGACGCACCACAACTGGATGGCACCCACGATTGCCGGAGCGGGATAGCCGAGCGATCCGCTGATCGCAGACCCGAGTGCACCGCGCCCGCTGCTCACCGCTTCTCCCGAATGGTTCATGCGAATCTTCATGCCGTGCACAAAACGGCCGGTCAGAATGGCACCCACCGCGTGACCCAGTTCATGCACAAGCGTCGTGAAAAGCCCGAACCACTTCCAGATCGGCTGCGGAATGCTGAGCACGGCTGCGGTGGCTGCGATCACGATCAGCACAGTCGGAGAGATCTCGACCGGCGTTGTGCGGGCAAGGGAGTCGAGAAAGTCAGCCATGCCCAAATTCTCTCACCTGCATTCGCGATCTACCCCCTCGTTGAGGGCGTAGCGTGATCTCATGGATATTCGCACTCTCGGCCGCACAGGTCGCTCCGTTTCAGCAATCGGTCTGGGAACCTGGCAGCTTGGTGCCGACTGGGGTGATGTGAGCGAAGCGGATGCCCGCGGAGTGCTCGACGCAGCAGTTGACGGGGGAGTCACTTTCTTCGACACCGCCGATGTCTACGGCGACGGCCGCAGCGAATCACTTATCGGCCGCTACCTCGCCGATCGCCCAGAACTCGACATCACTGTTGCTACCAAGATGGGTCGTCGCGAAGCGCAAGTCGCTGCCAACTTCACCCTCACCAAATTCCGTGAATGGACCGACCGATCACGTCGTAACCTCGGCACCGACACCCTTGACCTCGTGCAACTGCACTGTCCTCCGACTGTTGTTCTCAGCATGGATCGGGTTTTTGACGACCTCGACGCTCTCGTCGCTGAGGGCGCAATCGCCGCCTACGGTGTGAGCGTTGAGACCGTGGATGAGGCACTCGCCGCCATCGCCCGCCCCAGTGTAGCCAGCGTGCAGATCATCCTCAACGCGTTCCGACTGAAGCCCTTGGATGCTGTGCTGCCGGCAGCACTCGATGCCGGCGTCGGAATCATTGCCCGCGTGCCCCTCGCCTCGGGTCTCCTCAGTGGCAAGTACACCGTAGACACCACGTTTGCGGAGAACGACCACCGCACGTATAACCGCGGCGGAGAGGCTTTCGATGTGGGGGAAACTTTCTCGGGCGTCGACTTTGAGATTGGTATTGCTGCAGCCCAAGAGTTCGCGGCCCTCCTCGCGGGTGAGCCAGCCGTCGCCGACTTCTCCACCCCGCAGGTTGCTCTCGCATGGGTTGCTCAGCAGCCCGGCGTGAGCTCGGTCATCCCAGGTGCACGCAACATTTCGCAAGCACACTCCAACGCTGGTGCAGGGGATGTTCCCGCGTTGAGTGCGGGCTTCATGGCTGGCGTGTGTGACATTTACGACCACCACTTCCGTGCCGCCGTGCATCCGCGCTGGTAGAGCCGTAAGCGCGAACTACATGCGTAGCGTGCTGATGGGTTCCGTGTCGGGGATGGGGCTCGCGTCTTTGCCGCGCAGGTCGGGGTGCCAGCCGCGTAGCAGTGTCGGCACGATCGCGCCGAGAGCGGCAATCACTGTGGCGGCCCAGAATCCACCGATGGGCCCGTTGGCGTCAATGAGGAACCCGGCGACCGCGCTGCCGAGGGCGGCCCCGATGAGCTGCCCGGTGCCGACCCATCCATAGGCCTCCGCTGTATCGCTGAACTTCACACTTGCTGAGACGATCGCAAAAATTACGGCGAATGCTGGGGCGATGCCGATGCCGGCGATCAACAGCATGATGGCCAGCCACCAGAAGTTGAGGCTGAACATTGCCAGGGCCATGCCGACGAACACGATGAACATGCGGCGGGCGAGTGCCCACGGGCCAATGGGTAGATGGCCAAGGAGCAAGCCGCCAACGAGTGAACCGATTGCCCAAATTCCGAGCACAAAACCGGCCTGTGGGCCGTCATGACCGAACACCGACACTACGGATGCCTCAACCGCTGCGGCGGCGCCCACCAACAGGAAGCCAGTGATTGTTGCCAACATCACGGGCGGACGACGCAGAACTGTACCGAAGGACCGCTTGCTGCGCGGGATGCGCACCTGCCCGACTTCGGGGCTTGCGATGAACCACGCTCCACCACCAAGGAGGAAGGTGCCGGCAACCAGGATTGCCGTCGTCGTCGAGATTTGGACGGCGAGGAAGGTCGCGGCCACCGGGCCGGCGACCCAAATGATTTCTTGGGCCGATGCATCTAGGGAGAAGAGTGGGGTGAGTTGCTTCGAGTTCACCATCTTCGGGTAGATGGTACGAACTGCAGGCTGCACGGGCGGGTTGCTGAGCCCGGCGATGAGGCCGACGACCATGAACATACCGACGCTGAGGGGCGCGAGCGCAATGGTGAAAATCGCGGCTGCCGACACGATGAGGGTGAGGATGAGCACTTTGCGCATTCCCCAGACGCCCATCCAGCGGCTCGTGAGGGGGCCGGCGACGCCTTGGCCCACGCTTGTTGTTGCGAGCACAAGGCCGGCAGCGCCGTATGAATTGTGGATCTGTTCGACGTGAAGGAGGATCGCCAGGGAGAGCATGCCGCCGGGAAGGCGTGCGGTGAGTTGCGCGCCGATAATTCTGGCGATGCCCGGAGTTTTCAACAGGTCGATGTATGCGTTCACAAGAACTCAAGCTTAGCGGCCAGGGAGGCGTGAATTGCCGGGCTTTTTGAGTGTCAGAGGTTATCCATAGGCTGTGGAAAAGTCCGCGAAGTTATACACACCTGTGGATGACACGCCCACTACATCTAGGGTTAGCGGCAACGACCACCCACGATATATAGTGGTGGAACCGCTTGACCGGGGGTCGCGGATAGAGCAATTTATAGTCATTTTGAGGGAGTTTTTGTGGCAATCACAGTCGTCAAGCGCAACGGTACGCGGGAGCCATACGATGCGAACAAGATCAACCTCGCAATTGAAGATGCCAGCACTGGTCTCGACGACAACATCACGTGGGTTACCCAGATCGCATCCGAGCTCGAGCTGACCCTCTTTGACGGCATTACGACCCAACAGCTCGACGAAGCAGTCATCCAAGTTGCCCTTCAGAACGTTAAAGATGACCCTGCATTTGATGTCGTGGCTGCACGCCTGCTGCTCAAGACCATCTACAAGCGTGTGCTCGGTGACTACACCGACGCAGCTGACCTCAAAAAGCTGCACAAAGAGCACTTCGCCCCCAATGTCACCCGTGGCGTGGAAGAGGGCCTGCTTGACCCACGCCTCACCGAGATGTTCGACCTCGAAGCACTCGCCGAGCACCTTGAGCCCGCACACGATGAACTGCTCAAGTACATCGGTGTTGTTACGCTCAACAACCGCTATGGCATCAAGGGTCGCAACGGCGACGCTCTTGAGGTCCCTCAGTACTTTTGGATGCGCATCGCCATGGGCCTCTCGCTGAACGAAGCGAACCCCAACGAGGCTGCGCTCAAGTTCTACCAAAAGATGTCTAGCCTCGAATACTTGGCTGCCGGCTCCACTCTCGTCAACGCGGGAACGATTTACCCGCAGCTGGCCAACTGCTTCGTGATGGAAATGCAAGACGACATGGAGCACATCGCTAAGACCACGCGCGATGTCATGTGGCTCACCAAGGGCACCGGCGGAATTGGCCTCTCGGTCACCAAGCTGCGGGCGCAGGGTTCGCCCATCCGCTCTAACAACACCACCTCCACCGGCCCGATCCCGTTCATGCACACGATCGACTCCATCCTGCGTGCGGTTAGCCGTGGTGGCAAGAAGTTCGGCGCGCTGTGCTTCTACATGGAGAACTGGCACATGGACTTCCCCGAGTTCCTCGAACTCCGCAGCAACTCGGGTGACCCCTACCGCCGCACCCGCACCGCCAACACTGCGGTGTGGATC harbors:
- a CDS encoding CocE/NonD family hydrolase; translation: MKTSLVKRNSFWLVLSLVMMLVASIGASIVQTGAGSITVKDMRWETSSGQMMSALLFKPDTATEENKVPAIVVSHGWWNNREMQDANYVELARRGYVVVSIDMYGHGNSSPLRTDNLALGGTGMYDAVKLVADFPYVDTDKIGVSGHSNGARAANYSMFIDNAADQQLISAVLLVDNDPVYTDAENENAYFNLYGARDVGLVADQYDEFFFRSYSAEGAVLTPPRDYIGTPNAQSFLHFGAAPDEISDTREPGEFYTDTVDGEQALRVVYTPAETHPWGTISATTVGSQIEFFEEAFGAPNPIAAGTQVWQVKETLTLIGLIGFGIFLLAFTRAMLTTRAFAGLRAPAAVVVPSTRKGLGWFWGGSVVLAIISGWSWLILANTPWVGAIAFNIVPFFMPQGAVFFVAFWAAINAIAAIIVMTVSYLVFGRKNGLDLRASGVLPGWKKFFHGIGLGVVVVVAAYGLVFVLDYFFKTDFRWWVIAVKAFTPDKVGIALMYLPLFAIYFIANSVAVNSFNRFSVRGKEWINTALLAFFNALAPIVLVVVQYTTFFVTGYTIDGFPGIFSIWLFPVILILAVTAVISRKIYRETNNPYIAGFINAAIVTLISVTNTLTAA
- a CDS encoding LLM class flavin-dependent oxidoreductase codes for the protein MNQQVQFGLGTFGDVTVDENGAPLSQAQVIRNVVAEGVLADALGIDYFGVGEHHRDDFAISAPETVLAALAVATENIKLGSAVTVLSSDDPVRVYERFATVDALSNGRAEIILGRGSFTESFPLFGYNLADYETLFSEKLDLFAELITEGPITWKGTLRAPLNNQDVFPRTESGKLNTWIGVGGSPESVVRAARYGMPLVLAIIGGQPERFAPYAELFHRALAELGQPDLPIAVHSPGYITDSDDDVVDELWPHYSVMRDRIGRERGWPASTLEEFMGEVQHGSLYAGSPETVAQKMAKTISALGIQRFDMKYSAGTLPHEQMMRSIELYGTQVIPRVRELLADAS
- a CDS encoding DUF4349 domain-containing protein → MRRTLFITTALALSALTLSGCSAGVTEMAPGDTQEYLVEGSADGRSGAADSVAEGGIAYDDATIADTSRDVITTGYMSVTVKSPDDASAQAIRITESVGGRVDGRSEYAPRDGERGSATLTLRIPASELTATLDKFKKLGTLQEVSTNSVDVTMESRDLEARITALDASVERLLALLSTAEDTDTLIQLETAISSRQGELESLKSQKRYFDDQVAMSTLTLTLVSVADAPSVEPDDFFAGIITGWNSFVAFFAGLLVTIGVLLPWLVFAAIIAGIILLIVRSKRRSRRSRANANANANANANAAPESEIPEAPKAD
- a CDS encoding alpha/beta hydrolase, with protein sequence MGIWRSIRRRLLPSLAPKLNIAADEGEGPVIVFLHGIASSAATFAGVIPQLSDHYRCISFDLLGFGESPSPPESNFTIEDHVAAINSTIHSLKLDAPFILVGHSLGSLLAARFAAMHPSRVSRLMMVSPPIYVPPEQIGDPLVRARVGAYLRAYEFLRTNKEFTMATVDRLRRLFQLDDILDVSEGNWRAFVLSLQNCIESQTTVSDIAAVRVPIDVIYGSLDQFIAPGTMRIIEQMRHITMHRVEANDHLVRRRLASKIVEVIAAGRKVSGKN
- a CDS encoding M50 family metallopeptidase, with protein sequence MADFLDSLARTTPVEISPTVLIVIAATAAVLSIPQPIWKWFGLFTTLVHELGHAVGAILTGRFVHGMKIRMNHSGEAVSSGRGALGSAISGSLGYPAPAIVGAIQLWCVTQGYTALALFVGGIILILTLLVIRNLFGFLVVAVSAAASAALWVWATPEQQSYVLLVIAIALLVGSVRGLATVIGVHTRRRDQLSTSDAYLLFTRTGIPSVVWLLLFAALIGASVVWAVTTVLESY
- a CDS encoding aldo/keto reductase, producing the protein MDIRTLGRTGRSVSAIGLGTWQLGADWGDVSEADARGVLDAAVDGGVTFFDTADVYGDGRSESLIGRYLADRPELDITVATKMGRREAQVAANFTLTKFREWTDRSRRNLGTDTLDLVQLHCPPTVVLSMDRVFDDLDALVAEGAIAAYGVSVETVDEALAAIARPSVASVQIILNAFRLKPLDAVLPAALDAGVGIIARVPLASGLLSGKYTVDTTFAENDHRTYNRGGEAFDVGETFSGVDFEIGIAAAQEFAALLAGEPAVADFSTPQVALAWVAQQPGVSSVIPGARNISQAHSNAGAGDVPALSAGFMAGVCDIYDHHFRAAVHPRW
- a CDS encoding MFS transporter is translated as MNAYIDLLKTPGIARIIGAQLTARLPGGMLSLAILLHVEQIHNSYGAAGLVLATTSVGQGVAGPLTSRWMGVWGMRKVLILTLIVSAAAIFTIALAPLSVGMFMVVGLIAGLSNPPVQPAVRTIYPKMVNSKQLTPLFSLDASAQEIIWVAGPVAATFLAVQISTTTAILVAGTFLLGGGAWFIASPEVGQVRIPRSKRSFGTVLRRPPVMLATITGFLLVGAAAAVEASVVSVFGHDGPQAGFVLGIWAIGSLVGGLLLGHLPIGPWALARRMFIVFVGMALAMFSLNFWWLAIMLLIAGIGIAPAFAVIFAIVSASVKFSDTAEAYGWVGTGQLIGAALGSAVAGFLIDANGPIGGFWAATVIAALGAIVPTLLRGWHPDLRGKDASPIPDTEPISTLRM